The following coding sequences lie in one Apium graveolens cultivar Ventura chromosome 1, ASM990537v1, whole genome shotgun sequence genomic window:
- the LOC141678381 gene encoding kinesin-like protein KIN-12C isoform X3, whose product MSKDTSSSALRLTSRTSIKHTEPSENDLDILSSNFSANFPPPRTPLNSITDPSQYIEQKANHQTDYEVSRPGRLADAKLEASVAVMMSKRGGNVGGNDSSRVSSKWKSYSEPNSANSTPARRISSVGVNTGPRVSVCGGEKGGSSSKASKRLSIGNFEVPEEITKFELVEDPSFWNDHNVQTLIRIRPFNNSEKMSQGYGRCLKQESPQSLVWLGHPELRFTFDHIACETISQENLFRVAGLPMVDNCMAGYNSCMFAYGQTGSGKTYTMIGDIGQMDGKLNEDCGITPRVFEYLFKRIQEEEESRRNERLKYSCKCSFLEIYNEQITDLLDPSSTNLQLREDLKNGVYVENLTEYSVRTVTDVLKLLFQGVANRKMAATNMNSESSRSHSVFTCIIESRWEKDSVTHLRFGRLNLVDLAGSERQKSSGAEGDRLKEAANINKSLSILGLVIMSLVDVAHGKHRHVPYRDSRLTFLLQDSLGGNSKTTIIANVSPSVCSASETLSTLKFAQRAKLIQNNAKVNEDASGDITALQRQIQQLKGQLSFLMKAGNNSSSLPHLAPGSQPSMRDDIPEMEESKEESDTYHDQNDTHDQYRKLKCLEATLKGALRREKFAETEIKRLEAEVAHMNRLFMQAQQREEDAQLTKMMLRDYEEKFKRLELLADGIVSADKYLVDENQSLKEENERLRARSIRNPELTRFALENIRLLEQLRLFQNYYELGEREILLSEVSQLRNKLLEALEAQESHDQSKILSRRDEQDNNVAKELEGCRNMNTKLIREFEDLQSEVTQYMYQDQAAVHSAEIIPISSSYGDTSVPSTQEDGIQRNQSDNDMTLPLPLQSRHALKDLEDAKVLIEALENDQICLIKELEFAQQENHRLMETLSNKHEVERQNTNTVDDRFTERDVLNRNSDVPKEGDKCIMTNEFQVKLDMMTKDLADARLLSSQYLNTNAVDLSRRHEAELICAEAEMEASKTILQLQEEVATLQSELQDIVHSMTQENNILRIKVAEKEDEKQELHDEWKRASLELTNILSEGSKSLKDASVQIEYISSSFPHVNNEIRERVERVVEVCMEKEEKILILEKSLEDAQEAVLQMEQRISSLKGAAMVLTEVQQLENCASIIKMTTVLDEKISIIDFFERKLKSKEDQLNEADKCANAALLVVNRLVDHMDFALTDNAKEDSCKSTNSQTIEIKQVLPQEKKIQSDSKVLENETVFNVSTAQSYLPSLHSDIQKSAFLYKEVIQEFMIDFQKMKENWKELKENCKSSPRSPKFVNNEEQSSLDYELFKFKVPETSNFLQPAELVIQEKSGCFKLKEEVSQTNSFFNKFEEARATMQEADVMLNALLKANEDSRQLTGTWRQAGEELMVEKVSLTEEIEQLKSSLHLKDTENEILQDQIHGSFIEITNLITSLEVSILHMQRDTEKMCKVVFSDALMIVKEIMRYLSISRSSLESICAEAMEREFAYFVLHQCTVGEYLKKFKSSSEDISPNQIGLQQDHANFFTCKDLIGESEMAVNLVQGEEQDQSAIPSRVDAIKSGRSYTDTMYENLDLRKELQRKDVLLKGLLFDISLLQESTSTTKDLKVETENLVACLSQNQHKLQIKTRQVEDLLVQNKNLESRLADTETALYVANSDLELVRGTIDDLSSQNAEFKILLRDLYFRKSEAEEQLAEQRDVVKTLEKEILLKTSSAERQLHSSFEDLENYSSMVSGEKDQLHEQIVVLQDKLDMACSLADENEAIAVEARQESEASKKYAEQKEEEVKILEHSVEELEYTINVLEKRVNEMDEEVERHRIMRDSLELETRALRQRLSTVENYAENRESEHSTNDRPADYQLSRSLELHEAHKRIISLENELAEQTKEIKQSEEYISELLLHAEAQASQYQQKYKTLEAMVHEVKTDSSNAISASSVLEKTEKGLTKPRGSSSPFRCIGGLVQQMNVEKEKELSAAKIQIEELKVLNASRQKEVCMLNTRLAAAESMTHDVIRDLLGVKLDMTNYANIMDQYQLQKLVEEAQQQADKFIKMEKEIVNLRSNIEELIEERERCILEVNRKEADIFAIQMTVEQIQERDQLLTAQNEMLKADKTNLQKKVAELDDLVKKICGTQTTHPRHGLMRSSTEFNKMPTDSGRQLDRRSQHHRSENSRTTGKLDGHGTDLKFRKHRI is encoded by the exons ATGTCGAAAGACACCTCTTCCTCTGCTCTTCGACTAACTTCTCGAACCTCGATAAAACACACCGAGCCTAGCGAGAATGATCTCGACATCTTGTCGAGCAATTTCTCTGCTAATTTTCCACCTCCGAGGACTCCGCTCAATTCGATTACAGATCCGAGTCAGTATATAGAACAAAAGGCCAATCACCAGACTGATTACGAGGTATCGAGACCGGGGAGATTAGCTGATGCGAAGCTTGAGGCGTCTGTGGCGGTGATGATGAGTAAGAGAGGTGGAAATGTTGGGGGAAATGATAGTTCTAGGGTTTCGAGTAAGTGGAAATCGTATTCGGAGCCTAATTCTGCGAATAGTACTCCTGCGAGGAGGATTTCGAGTGTCGGTGTGAATACGGGGCCTAGAGTTTCGGTGTGTGGTGGAGAGAAGGGAGGGAGTTCTTCTAAGGCTTCGAAGAGGCTTTCGATTGGGAATTTTGAAGTTCCGGAAGAGATTACTAAGTTTGAGCTCGTGGAAGATCCTTCGTTTTGGAATGATCACAATGTGCAg ACTTTGATACGGATTAGGCCATTTAATAATTCGGAGAAGATGTCTCAAGGATACGGTCGATGTTTGAAGCAGGAGAGTCCACAAAGCTTGGTGTGGCTTGGACATCCTGAACTTAGGTTTACGTTTGATCATATTGCTTGTGAAACAATATCGCAG GAAAATCTTTTTAGGGTTGCTGGTTTACCTATGGTGGATAATTGTATGGCTGGATATAACAGCTGCATGTTTGCTTATGGTCAG ACTGGTAGCGGGAAAACATATACTATGATTGGTGATATTGGTCAGATGGATGGAAAGCTTAACGAAGATTGTGGGATCACTCCTCGtgtatttgaatatttatttaagagGATTCAAGAG GAAGAAGAAAGCAGAAGAAATGAAAGACTAAAGTACAGCTGCAAATGCTCCTTTCTTGAGATATATAATGAACAGATAACAGACCTCTTGGATCCCTCGTCAACCAACCTTCAA CTGAGAGAAGACTTGAAGAATGGAGTATATGTTGAAAACCTTACGGAATATAGTGTCAGAACTGTTACTGATGTGTTAAAGCTTTTGTTTCAG GGCGTTGCGAACAGGAAAATGGCTGCAACTAACATGAATAGTGAAAGCAGTCGATCCCATAGCGTTTTTACATGCATTATTGAAAGTCGCTGGGAGAAGGACTCAGTGACACACCTTAGATTTGGAAGGTTAAATTTAGTAGATCTAGCAGGGTCAGAGAG GCAGAAGAGCTCTGGAGCAGAGGGAGATCGCCTGAAAGAAGCAGCAAATATCAACAAATCTTTGTCAATTCTAGG TCTGGTGATAATGTCTTTAGTTGATGTGGCACATGGGAAGCACAGACATGTACCTTACAGGGACTCTAGGCTTACATTTCTTCTTCAG GATTCTCTCGGTGGAAACTCAAAAACAACAATTATTGCAAATGTCAGTCCTTCTGTTTG TTCAGCAAGTGAGACACTTAGTACTTTGAAGTTTGCTCAGCGTGCGAAACTTATTCAGAATAAT GctaaagtaaatgaagatgcttCAGGCGACATAACAGCATTGCAGCGTCAAATTCAGCAATTGAAG GGTCAGCTGTCCTTTCTGATGAAGGCTGGTAACAATTCAAGTTCTCTTCCACATTTAGCGCCAGGTTCTCAACCTTCTATGAGAGACGATATTCCTGAAATGGAGGAATCAAAAGAGGAAAGTGATACATATCATGACCAAAATGATACACATGACCAATATAGGAAG CTGAAATGCTTGGAAGCTACTTTAAAAGGTGCATTGAGGAGAGAGAAGTTTGCTGAGACTGAAATTAAGAGATTAGAGGCAGAAGTTGCACATATGAACCGTTTG TTCATGCAGGCTCAACAAAGAGAAGAAGATGCTCAGCTTACTAAGATGATGCTAAGGGATTATGAAGAGAAGTTTAAACGCTTGGAATTACTTGCTGATGGGATAGTCTCTGCAGACAAGTATCTAGTGGATGAAAATCAAAGTTTAAAGGAGGAGAATGAGCGGCTTCGAGCAAGGAGCATTAGAAATCCAGAACTAACCAGATTTGCGCTAGAGAATATTAGACTTCTCGAGCAACTGAGATT gtttcaaaattattatgagcTAGGGGAGAGAGAAATACTTTTGTCTGAAGTTTCTCAACTGCGAAACAAG CTTCTGGAAGCACTTGAAGCTCAGGAAAGCCATGACCAGTCTAAAATTCTTTCAAGAAGAGATGAGCAG GATAACAATGTTGCAAAGGAGTTGGAAGGATGTAGAAATATGAACACCAAACTTATTAG AGAATTTGAGGACTTGCAAAGTGAAGTAACACAGTACATGTACCAAGACCAAGCTGCAGTTCACTCG GCCGAAATCATACCTATTAGCAGCAGTTATGGAGATACATCAGTTCCTTCTACCCAAGAGGACGGTATTCAACGGAATCAAAGTGATAATGACATGACTCTCCCGTTACCTTTGCAGTCCAGGCATGCTCTGAAAGATCTCGAAGATGCAAAGGTTTTGATAGAAGCCTTAGAAAATGATCAGATTTGCCTAATTAAAGAACTAGAGTTTGCACAACAGGAAAATCATAGGTTGATGGAAACTTTGAGCAATAAGCACGAGGTAGAAAGACAAAATACGAACACAGTTGATGATCGCTTCACTGAGAGAGATGTTTTAAATCGGAATTCGGATGTTCCGAAAGAAGGCGATAAATGCATCATGACTAATGAATTCCAAGTGAAGCTGGATATGATGACCAAGGACCTTGCGGATGCCCGATTACTTAGTAGCCAATATCTTAATACCAATGCAGTAGACTTATCTCGGAGACACGAAGCTGAATTAATTTGTGCCGAGGCAGAGATGGAAGCAAGTAAGACAATTCTTCAATTGCAGGAAGAGGTAGCTACTCTTCAATCAGAACTTCAGGATATAGTCCATTCCATGACCCAAGAGAATAACATTTTGAGAATCAAAGTTGCCGAGAAAGAGGATGAAAAACAAGAATTACATGATGAATGGAAAAGGGCAAGTTTGGAGCTGACAAATATTCTTTCAGAGGGTTCTAAATCTCTCAAAGATGCTTCTGTGCAAATAGAATATATTTCAAGTTCATTTCCTCATGTAAATAATGAGATACGTGAGCGCGTTGAAAGGGTTGTTGAGGTTTGTATGGAGAAGGAAGAAAAAATCCTGATATTAGAAAAGAGCCTCGAAGATGCACAAGAAGCAGTATTGCAGATGGAGCAGAGAATAAGTTCCTTAAAAGGTGCAGCAATGGTTTTGACTGAAGTTCAACAGCTAGAAAATTGTGCAAGCATCATAAAAATGACAACAGTTTTGGATGAAAAGATCAGTATAATAGATTTTTTCGAGAGAAAACTTAAAAGCAAGGAAGATCAACTCAATGAAGCAGATAAATGTGCTAATGCTGCTCTGTTGGTTGTAAACAGGCTAGTTGACCACATGGACTTTGCTCTAACAGACAATGCTAAGGAAGATTCTTGTAAGAGTACAAACTCCCAGACAATAGAAATAAAACAGGTCCTACCTCAGGAAAAGAAGATTCAAAGTGACTCGAAAGTGCTAGAGAATGAAACTGTTTTTAATGTTTCTACTGCACAATCATACCTGCCATCCCTTCATAGTGACATTCAGAAATCGGCGTTTCTATACAAGGAGGTGATTCAAGAATTTATGATAGATTTTCAAAAAATGAAGGAGAACTGGAAGGAGCTCAAAGAGAATTGCAAAAGTTCGCCACGGTCGCCTAAATTTGTCAATAACGAAGAGCAGAGTTCACTAGATTATGAACTTTTCAAATTTAAAGTGCCAGAGACAAGTAACTTTCTTCAACCTGCCGAATTGGTGATTCAAGAAAAATCAGGCTGTTTTAAATTGAAGGAG GAAGTTAGTCAGACCAATAGCTTCTTCAACAAATTTGAGGAGGCTCGTGCAACCATGCAGGAAGCTGATGTTATGTTAAATGCGTTACTGAAAGCAAATGAAGACTCAAGACAGCTGACTGGTACGTGGAGACAAGCTGGTGAAGAGTTGATGGTAGAGAAAGTCAGCTTGACCGAAGAAATAGAACAGCTTAAATCCTCACTTCATTTGAAAGACACGGAGAATGAAATATTACAAGATCAGATTCATGGAAGTTTCATAGAAATAACAAATTTGATAACTTCTCTCGAAGTGTCGATCCTTCACATGCAAAGAGACACGGAGAAAATGTGCAAGGTGGTATTTTCCGATGCCCTAATGATAGTAAAGGAAATTATGAGATATCTTTCCATCTCCAGATCATCTTTAGAAAGTATTTGTGCCGAGGCAATGGAGAGAGAATTTGCTTATTTTGTGCTTCATCAGTGCACTGTTGGAGAATATCTCAAAAAGTTTAAAAGTTCAAGTGAAGATATTTCTCCCAATCAAATTGGACTTCAACAAGACCATGCCAACTTTTTTACCTGCAAGGATTTGATTGGTGAAAGTGAAATGGCTGTAAATCTTGTGCAAGGTGAAGAGCAGGACCAAAGCGCAATTCCCTCTAGAGTGGATGCCATTAAGTCAGGCAGATCCTATACTGACACCATGTACGAAAATTTGGATCTAAGAAAAGAATTGCAAAGAAAAGATGTATTGTTGAAAGGCTTACTGTTTGATATTAGCTTGTTGCAAGAATCAACCTCCACAACTAAGGATCTCAAGGTTGAAACTGAAAATTTAGTTGCATGTTTGAGCCAAAATCAACACAAGCTTCAAATCAAAACAAGGCAGGTTGAGGATCTGCTGGTTCAAAATAAAAATCTGGAGAGCCGCTTGGCCGATACTGAAACTGCTTTATATGTGGCGAATTCTGATTTAGAACTGGTGAGAGGAACAATAGATGATTTGTCAAGCCAAAATGCAGAATTTAAAATTCTTTTGAGGGATCTTTATTTCAGAAAGTCTGAGGCTGAAGAGCAACTAGCAGAACAAAGAGATGTTGTGAAGACTTTGGAGAAAGAAATTCTTCTAAAAACTTCTTCCGCAGAGAGACAATTACACTCTTCATTCGAAGACCTTGAGAACTACTCAAGCATGGTCAGTGGCGAGAAGGACCAACTTCATGAGCAAATTGTTGTTTTGCAAGATAAACTTGATATGGCCTGTTCATTAGCAGATGAAAATGAAGCTATTGCTGTTGAAGCTCGCCAG GAGTCAGAGGCAAGCAAAAAGTATGCAGAACAAAAGGAAGAGGAGGTTAAGATATTAGAACATTCTGTTGAGGAGCTGGAGTATACTATAAATGTATTAGAGAAAAGG GTGAATGAAATGGATGAAGAGGTAGAAAGGCATCGGATAATGAGAGACTCATTAGAATTGGAAACCCGAGCATTGAGACAACGCCTATCAACAGTTGAGAACTATGCTGAAAACAGGGAGTCAGAACACTCAACAAATGATAGGCCAGCAGACTATCAACTTTCAAG GTCGTTGGAACTTCATGAGGCACATAAACGAATAATATCtcttgaaaatgaactagctgaacAGACAAAAGAG ATCAAACAGTCCGAAGAGTACATATCTGAACTTTTGTTGCATGCTGAAGCACAAGCATCACAGTACCAACAGAAG TACAAAACCTTGGAGGCAATGGTTCACGAAGTTAAAACAGATTCTTCAAATGCAATATCTGCTTCCTCGGTGTTAGAAAAAACAGAAAAAGGCTTAACAAAACCACGGGGgtctagctcaccattcagatGCATTGGAGGTCTGGTTCAGCAGATGAATgtggaaaaagaaaaagaactgTCAGCTGCCAAGATTCAGATAGAAGAGCTCAAAGTACTGAATGCTAGTCGGCAGAAGGAG GTGTGTATGCTGAATACTAGACTAGCTGCGGCGGAAAGCATGACACACGATGTCATTCGAGATTTACTTGGTGTTAAATTAGACATGACTAATTATGCA AATATAATGGACCAGTATCAACTACAAAAGTTGGTAGAGGAGGCTCAACAACAAGCGGACAAATTTATAAAAATG GAGAAAGAAATTGTCAATCTGAGGAGCAATATTGAAGAGTTGATTGAGGAGAGGGAGAG ATGCATTTTAGAAGTGAATAGAAAAGAAGCAGATATATTTGCTATCCAGATGACTGTTGAACAAATACAAGAGCGAGATCAGTTGCTGACAGCACAAAATGAAATGTTAAAG GCCGACAAGACCAACTTACAGAAGAAGGTTGCTGAACTGGATGACTTGGTTAAAAAAATATGTGGTACACAAACTACCCATCCAAGACATGGCTTGATGAGGTCAAGTACTGAATTCAACAAAATGCCGACTGATTCTGGAAGACAGCTTGACAGACGTTCTCAACATCACAGATCTGAGAATAGTCGCACAACTGGCAAACTGGACGGGCATGGCACTGACTTGAAGTTCAG GAAGCATAGAATTTAG